From Salvelinus sp. IW2-2015 linkage group LG18, ASM291031v2, whole genome shotgun sequence, a single genomic window includes:
- the LOC111978667 gene encoding D(5)-like dopamine receptor, whose amino-acid sequence MEKSDNQTAGAETDSSGRSVRALIGCVLFILIVSTLLGNTLVCAAVIKFRHLRSKVTNFFVISLAVSDLFVAVLVMPWKAMSEVAGCWIFGSFCDTWIAFDIMCSTASILNLCIISMDRYWAISSPFRYERKMTHRFAFVMIGVAWTLSILISFIPVQLNWHKAEEENATGNDINEIEDCNASLNSTYAISSSLISFYIPVVIMVGTYTRIYRIAQTQIRRISSLERAVEHAQNNQQATEQTNSLKRTFKKETKVLKTLSIIMGVFVFCWLPFFVVNCIVPFCDINNVGDRLCVSNTTFNMFVWFGWANSSLNPVIYAFNADFRKAFSTILGCNRYCSSSTVEAVNFSNELVSYHHDTTLQRDTNITASAHCAQRQPVVSHGEDLDVPFDKVSIISDVSRNPRNLILPATLQFECEAEISLDMMPFPSTGPSECCVIPGQIEDM is encoded by the coding sequence ATGGAGAAATCTGACAACCAAACCGCAGGTGCTGAAACGGACAGCTCCGGGCGCAGCGTCCGTGCGCTCATCGGCTGCGTCCTGTTCATCCTGATCGTTTCAACGCTTCTTGGGAATACACTCGTTTGCGCCGCGGTGATCAAATTTAGACACCTTCGATCTAAAGTTACCAACTTTTTTGTCATCTCGTTGGCGGTATCAGATCTATTCGTGGCCGTTCTTGTGATGCCGTGGAAGGCTATGTCTGAGGTGGCCGGCTGCTGGATCTTCGGCAGCTTCTGTGATACCTGGATAGCTTTTGACATCATGTGCTCCACCGCGTCAATTCTCAATCTTTGTATAATAAGTATGGACAGATACTGGGCAATTTCGAGCCCTTTTCGATATGAGCGTAAAATGACCCATCGGTTTGCCTTCGTTATGATCGGAGTGGCATGGACCCTCTCTATTCTTATCTCCTTCATTCCAGTTCAGCTCAATTGGCACAAAGCAGAGGAGGAAAATGCAACAGGGAACGACATTAATGAAATCGAGGACTGCAACGCAAGCTTGAATAGCACATATGCCATATCTTCCTCACTGATAAGTTTTTACATTCCAGTYGTTATTATGGTTGGCACTTACACCCGGATCTACCGGATTGCGCAAACCCAGATCCGGAGAATATCATCGCTGGAGAGAGCCGTGGAACACGCGCAGAACAATCAGCAAGCAACCGAGCAAACAAACTCCTTAAAAAGAACTTTTAAAAAAGAAACGAAAGTTTTAAAGACACTTTCTATCATTATGGGAGTTTTTGTATTTTGCTGGTTACCTTTTTTTGTGGTCAACTGCATAGTACCTttttgtgacatcaataatgtTGGTGATCGCCTGTGTGTAAGTAACACCACTTTTAACATGTTTGTGTGGTTTGGATGGGCCAACTCATCGTTAAACCCAGTTATATACGCATTTAATGCTGATTTCAGGAAAGCATTCTCCACCATTCTGGGCTGCAATAGATACTGTTCCAGTTCTACTGTAGAAGCTGTCAATTTCAGCAACGAGTTGGTGTCTTACCACCACGACACTACGCTCCAGAGAGACACAAATATCACTGCCTCTGCGCACTGTGCTCAACGCCAGCCCGTGGTCTCACACGGTGAAGACTTGGACGTACCGTTTGACAAAGTCTCCATTATCTCGGATGTTTCACGTAACCCAAGAAACCTTATCCTGCCTGCAACACTGCAGTTTGAATGTGAAGCAGAAATATCCTTAGATATGATGCCTTTCCCCTCAACTGGGCCCAGTGAGTGCTGTGTGATTCCAGGTCAAATTGAGGATATGTGA